The proteins below come from a single Ictalurus punctatus breed USDA103 chromosome 29, Coco_2.0, whole genome shotgun sequence genomic window:
- the lpcat4 gene encoding lysophospholipid acyltransferase LPCAT4 isoform X1, whose product MERCGGASATYIHTHPFVHEVKLTTAQTIRNVILGCVFFPVRITLAILSFLLMWAVARLRLAGLSQEERAKPVQGWRHWFFHPIMCFLSRSVFFSMGFLWIKVKGRQATQKEAPVLAVAPHSGFLDMLVLSLVGLPTVVSRSENSNLPVIGALLEFNQSVLVSRKDPESRRKCVSQIKERLTSNGYWPQMLMFPEGTTTNGRVLIKFKPGAFLAGVPVQPVLLHYPNKIDTVRWTWKGVSWLDCLWYTAAQFYTNVTVEFLPVYTPSQEEKENPELFADNVQELMAKVLGVPATDYVMEGLFPVTKLGGLSLPLESPSRETLKILKCQGVSNAQVETVINTMIDSCHSGQVMVTVDHLISLLGLSDRRTAAQICSFYSKSDTLDLRLLCLSLCRAARLRTPESLLHTAFPLYNSNGDGLLSAEDLSGLMAALVGFPQHNIAEMYSELTNRGQPTEGALYDLLTTHPIYEKLFKEYFKHEELRLVADRNHNGVPNGKTGRNNGVHNRNGLNEKCD is encoded by the exons ATGGAGAGATGTGGAGGAGCTTCAGCGACTTACATTCACACTCACCCGTTCGTCCACGAGGTCAAACTGACCACGGCTCAAACGATTCGG AATGTCATACTGGGCTGTGTGTTCTTCCCCGTTCGCATCACTCTTGCCATCCTCTCCTTCCTGCTTATGTGGGCCGTCGCTCGGCTCCGACTAGCCGGTCTGTCGCAGGAGGAGAGGGCGAAACCGGTCCAAGGCTGGAGACATTGGTTTTTTCATCCAATCATGTGCTTCTTGAGTCGATCCGTGTTCTTCtccatgggtttcctctggataaaGGTCAAAGGTCGGCAGGCTACACAGAAAGAGGCACCGGTGTTGGCTGTGGCACCCCACAGTGGCTTTCTGGACATGCTGGTCCTCAGCCTAGTTGGACTGCCTACAGTGGTGTCGCGCTCTGAGAATTCCAACCTTCCAGTTATTGGAG cacTTTTGGAGTTTAACCAGTCCGTGTTGGTTAGCCGGAAAGATCCTGAGTCGAGGAGGAAGTGCGTGTCTCAAATCAAAGAAAGACTCACTTCCAACGGCTACTGGCCTCAG ATGCTAATGTTCCCTGAAGGAACAACCACAAATGGTCGAGTCCTCATCAAATTCAAGCCAG GTGCTTTCTTGGCAGGCGTTCCAGTTCAGCCAGTGTTGCTTCACTACCCTAATAAAATA GACACTGTGCGTTGGACTTGGAAAGGAGTATCATG GCTCGATTGTCTCTGGTACACTGCGGCTCAGTTCTACACCAACGTTACAGTAGAG TTCCTGCCTGTCTACACACCCTCCCAGGAGGAAAAGGAGAACCCAGAGTTATTTGCAGATAATGTTCAGGAACTCATGGCCAA agtcCTGGGAGTTCCGGCTACAGACTATGTGATGGAGGGGCTTTTTCCTGTTACGAAGTTGGGCggcctctctcttcctctcgagTCTCCTTCCAGGGAAACTCTGAAAATACTCAAATGTCAAGG TGTAAGTAATGCTCAAGTGGAGACTGTGATCAACACAATGATTGACAGCTGTCACTCAGGGCAGGTCATGGTCACCGTTGATCACTTGATTTCCTTGTTGGGGCTCTCGGACAGACGGACAGCAGCACAAATCTGTTCCTTCTACTCCAAG AGTGACACATTGGATCTGAGGCTGCTGTGTTTGAGCTTGTGTAGGGCTGCAAGACTCAGGACACCAGAGTCTCTCCTTCACACTGCGTTCCCG CTGTACAACAGTAATGGTGACGGCTTGCTAAGTGCAGAGGACCTCTCCGGCCTGATGGCAGCGTTGGTGGGATTCCCTCAACACAACATTGCGGAGATGTACTCGGAGTTGACCAACAGAGGACAACCAACTGAGG GTGCATTGTATGACTTGCTAACGACTCACCCAATATATGAGAAGCTCTTCAAAGAATACTTCAAGCATGAGGAACTAAGACTCGTGGCGGACAGAAATCACAACGGCGTTCCGAATGGAAAGACCGGTCGCAATAACGGCGTTCATAACCGAAATGGACTGAACGAAAAGTGTGACTGA
- the lpcat4 gene encoding lysophospholipid acyltransferase LPCAT4 isoform X2, whose protein sequence is MWAVARLRLAGLSQEERAKPVQGWRHWFFHPIMCFLSRSVFFSMGFLWIKVKGRQATQKEAPVLAVAPHSGFLDMLVLSLVGLPTVVSRSENSNLPVIGALLEFNQSVLVSRKDPESRRKCVSQIKERLTSNGYWPQMLMFPEGTTTNGRVLIKFKPGAFLAGVPVQPVLLHYPNKIDTVRWTWKGVSWLDCLWYTAAQFYTNVTVEFLPVYTPSQEEKENPELFADNVQELMAKVLGVPATDYVMEGLFPVTKLGGLSLPLESPSRETLKILKCQGVSNAQVETVINTMIDSCHSGQVMVTVDHLISLLGLSDRRTAAQICSFYSKSDTLDLRLLCLSLCRAARLRTPESLLHTAFPLYNSNGDGLLSAEDLSGLMAALVGFPQHNIAEMYSELTNRGQPTEGALYDLLTTHPIYEKLFKEYFKHEELRLVADRNHNGVPNGKTGRNNGVHNRNGLNEKCD, encoded by the exons ATGTGGGCCGTCGCTCGGCTCCGACTAGCCGGTCTGTCGCAGGAGGAGAGGGCGAAACCGGTCCAAGGCTGGAGACATTGGTTTTTTCATCCAATCATGTGCTTCTTGAGTCGATCCGTGTTCTTCtccatgggtttcctctggataaaGGTCAAAGGTCGGCAGGCTACACAGAAAGAGGCACCGGTGTTGGCTGTGGCACCCCACAGTGGCTTTCTGGACATGCTGGTCCTCAGCCTAGTTGGACTGCCTACAGTGGTGTCGCGCTCTGAGAATTCCAACCTTCCAGTTATTGGAG cacTTTTGGAGTTTAACCAGTCCGTGTTGGTTAGCCGGAAAGATCCTGAGTCGAGGAGGAAGTGCGTGTCTCAAATCAAAGAAAGACTCACTTCCAACGGCTACTGGCCTCAG ATGCTAATGTTCCCTGAAGGAACAACCACAAATGGTCGAGTCCTCATCAAATTCAAGCCAG GTGCTTTCTTGGCAGGCGTTCCAGTTCAGCCAGTGTTGCTTCACTACCCTAATAAAATA GACACTGTGCGTTGGACTTGGAAAGGAGTATCATG GCTCGATTGTCTCTGGTACACTGCGGCTCAGTTCTACACCAACGTTACAGTAGAG TTCCTGCCTGTCTACACACCCTCCCAGGAGGAAAAGGAGAACCCAGAGTTATTTGCAGATAATGTTCAGGAACTCATGGCCAA agtcCTGGGAGTTCCGGCTACAGACTATGTGATGGAGGGGCTTTTTCCTGTTACGAAGTTGGGCggcctctctcttcctctcgagTCTCCTTCCAGGGAAACTCTGAAAATACTCAAATGTCAAGG TGTAAGTAATGCTCAAGTGGAGACTGTGATCAACACAATGATTGACAGCTGTCACTCAGGGCAGGTCATGGTCACCGTTGATCACTTGATTTCCTTGTTGGGGCTCTCGGACAGACGGACAGCAGCACAAATCTGTTCCTTCTACTCCAAG AGTGACACATTGGATCTGAGGCTGCTGTGTTTGAGCTTGTGTAGGGCTGCAAGACTCAGGACACCAGAGTCTCTCCTTCACACTGCGTTCCCG CTGTACAACAGTAATGGTGACGGCTTGCTAAGTGCAGAGGACCTCTCCGGCCTGATGGCAGCGTTGGTGGGATTCCCTCAACACAACATTGCGGAGATGTACTCGGAGTTGACCAACAGAGGACAACCAACTGAGG GTGCATTGTATGACTTGCTAACGACTCACCCAATATATGAGAAGCTCTTCAAAGAATACTTCAAGCATGAGGAACTAAGACTCGTGGCGGACAGAAATCACAACGGCGTTCCGAATGGAAAGACCGGTCGCAATAACGGCGTTCATAACCGAAATGGACTGAACGAAAAGTGTGACTGA
- the emc4 gene encoding ER membrane protein complex subunit 4 (The RefSeq protein has 1 substitution compared to this genomic sequence), which translates to MSSPGGQGGALSTKATGQKRMKWALELSLANTRTRGDRQLKDGEVMYPVGYSDKPVPDTSVQEADRNLVEKRCWDVALGPLKQIPMNLFIMYMSGNTISIFPIMMVCMMAWRPIQALMSMSATFKLLESSSQQWLQGLVYLIGNLLGSALAIYKCQSMGLLPTHSSDRLAFIEPPQRLEIMGGGLVL; encoded by the exons ATGTCGTCACCGGGGGGACAGGGAGGAGCCTTGTCCACTAAAGCAACAGGACAAAAGAGGATGAAATGGGCTCTGGAGCTGAGTCTGGCCAACACCAG GACCCGAGGAGACAGGCAGCTTAAGGATGGAGAAGTTATGTATCCTGTGGGCTACTCGGATAAACCAGTCCCTGACACAAGCGTGCAGGAAGCAGACCGCAACCTGGTGGAGAAG agatgcTGGGATGTAGCCCTTGGCCCTCTGAAGCAAATTCCCATGAATCTGTTCATCATGTACATGTCTGGAAACACAATTTCTATCTTCCCCATCATGATGGTGTGTATGATGGCTTGGAGGCCCATTCAGGCGCTCATGTCCATGTCTGCCA CCTTTAAACTGCTGGAGAGTTCAAGTCAGCAGTGGCTCCAGGGTTTGGTCTACCTAATTGGCAACTTGCTCGGCTCAGCGCTAGCCATCTACAAGTGTCAGTCAATGGGTCTCCTCCCAACACATTCGTCTGATTGGCTCGCGTTTATTGAACCTCCACAG AGGTTGGAGATAATGGGTGGAGGATTGGTCCTGTGA
- the nop10 gene encoding H/ACA ribonucleoprotein complex subunit 3, which produces MFLQFYLNENGERVYTLKKVDLQGRPTSSAHPARFSPDDKFSRHRVTVKKRFGLLITQQPRPVL; this is translated from the exons ATGTTTCTGCAGTTTTACCTCAACGAGAACGGCGAGAGAGTTTATACACTGAAA aaGGTGGATCTTCAGGGCCGGCCCACCAGCTCTGCCCACCCGGCTCGTTTCTCTCCTGACGACAAGTTCTCCAGACACCGAGTGACTGTGAAGAAACGCTTCGGATTACTGATCACCCAACAGCCCCGACCTGTCCTGTGA